The proteins below are encoded in one region of Halocatena salina:
- a CDS encoding Gfo/Idh/MocA family protein, translated as MSDESLRAGVIGVGSMGQNHARVYNELSETELVGVADANASRAQSIASEYGTDAYAIASLLDHVDMVSIAVPTQYHSTIARDCIAANVDLLIEKPFVGDPAEGRDLIERADERDVILQVGHIERFNPAVRALMGMVDDLDIIGINVERLGPPPSRAIEDTAVMDLMIHDVEIMLAIVGEPVASVQAAGNHEGRYAESLLEFESGIIGQLSASRVTQRKIRRLTISAESCWVELDYINQSVEVHRQSSSEFVNKGDIHHRHSNVVERLSIDQTEPLKNELTSFATAVRNHEAPIVTGEDGLRALELTQTIDTKVNDKTAETQSSPFSYSAVD; from the coding sequence ATGTCCGATGAGTCGCTTCGAGCGGGAGTGATCGGCGTTGGGAGCATGGGACAGAACCACGCTCGAGTGTACAACGAGCTATCGGAAACCGAACTCGTTGGCGTCGCTGACGCGAACGCTTCGCGCGCGCAGTCGATCGCGTCGGAGTATGGAACGGACGCCTACGCGATCGCCTCGCTACTCGATCACGTGGACATGGTGTCGATCGCCGTTCCGACTCAGTATCACAGCACGATCGCGCGCGACTGTATCGCTGCCAACGTAGATCTTCTCATCGAAAAGCCGTTCGTCGGGGATCCAGCGGAAGGACGCGATCTTATCGAGCGCGCGGATGAGCGCGACGTCATTCTGCAGGTCGGGCACATCGAACGGTTCAATCCGGCGGTGAGAGCGCTCATGGGGATGGTCGACGATCTCGACATCATCGGTATCAACGTCGAGCGGTTGGGACCACCGCCGAGTCGAGCCATCGAGGACACCGCCGTCATGGATCTAATGATCCACGACGTAGAGATCATGCTCGCGATCGTCGGCGAGCCGGTGGCGTCGGTCCAAGCCGCTGGAAACCACGAGGGACGATACGCCGAGTCGTTACTCGAATTCGAATCGGGGATCATCGGGCAGTTGAGCGCGAGCCGGGTGACTCAGCGAAAGATCAGGCGGCTCACGATCTCCGCTGAAAGCTGTTGGGTCGAACTCGACTACATCAACCAGTCTGTCGAGGTCCACCGACAGTCTTCTTCTGAGTTCGTCAACAAAGGTGATATCCACCATCGTCATTCGAACGTCGTTGAGCGACTCTCGATCGACCAAACCGAGCCTCTGAAAAACGAACTAACGTCGTTCGCAACCGCGGTTCGGAACCACGAAGCCCCGATCGTGACGGGTGAAGACGGACTTCGGGCGCTCGAACTAACTCAGACGATCGATACGAAGGTAAACGACAAAACGGCAGAGACACAATCCAGTCCATTTTCCTACTCCGCCGTCGATTGA
- a CDS encoding acyltransferase — protein sequence MTAYDAGVDVDIDERATVGYRHDDDASATVLGDRARVRAGTIIYTDVQIGDDFTTGHRALVREETTIGDSVVVGTDAVIDGTTSIGSHVSLQTGVYVPRDTEIGDNVFIGPRAVLTNDPYPVRRDVDLVGPVIEDGVSIGANATILPDVTVGEGAFVAAGAVVTRNVPPKTLAVGTPAVHQQLPQELTPENMLR from the coding sequence ATGACCGCATACGACGCGGGGGTTGACGTCGACATCGACGAGCGGGCGACCGTTGGATACCGACACGACGACGACGCATCGGCCACGGTGTTGGGCGATCGGGCACGGGTCCGGGCCGGCACGATCATCTACACGGACGTACAGATCGGGGACGATTTCACCACGGGCCACCGGGCACTCGTGCGAGAGGAGACGACGATCGGTGACTCGGTGGTCGTCGGCACGGACGCCGTTATCGACGGAACCACAAGCATCGGTTCACACGTGAGCCTCCAAACTGGAGTGTACGTGCCACGCGACACGGAGATCGGGGACAACGTGTTTATCGGACCCCGGGCCGTACTGACGAACGATCCCTATCCCGTACGCCGGGATGTCGATCTCGTCGGACCGGTCATCGAAGATGGCGTCTCGATCGGGGCAAACGCGACGATACTCCCCGACGTAACCGTCGGAGAGGGCGCGTTTGTGGCCGCTGGGGCCGTGGTTACGAGGAACGTACCGCCGAAGACGCTGGCGGTCGGCACACCGGCGGTTCACCAACAGTTACCACAGGAACTGACCCCGGAGAACATGCTACGATGA
- a CDS encoding nucleotide sugar dehydrogenase: protein MSDTQTTSVGLYNSDASIAEQRNALKNGAVPVSVTGLGKMGLPLAAVYADVTSNVTGVDIDRAVVDQITEGECHITGEPGLPELVSELVAAGKLTATTDGTAAATNARVHVAIVPTLIDENDQPDLSVMETAMRTIAGGLEPGDIVIAESTLPPRSCVDRLLPVLEAESGLSLGEFGMAFCPERTASGRALEDIRGAYPKIVGGLDAESTRVAELIYGEINDNEIVSVSDATTAEAVKVFEGVYRDVNIGLANELARLTEEFDIDVTEAIDAANTQPFCEIHQPGAGVGGHCIPYYPRFVMGTVESETPVMEQARETNEEMPHYTATHALDGLRAEGIDPEDAEVLVLGLTYRPGVNEIRATPALPIVEKLDDAGTAVTAVDPVNSHTEPFEVAGATIVSIAEIGEDYDAVVLVTPQPAFDDLDVPALGPTETDQRLVLVDGRQELKSLRGHDAIHYRGIGINV, encoded by the coding sequence ATGAGCGACACACAGACGACGAGCGTCGGACTTTATAATTCGGATGCATCGATCGCAGAACAACGGAACGCCCTGAAAAACGGCGCGGTCCCGGTGTCGGTGACTGGACTCGGGAAGATGGGGCTACCCCTCGCAGCGGTGTACGCCGACGTGACTAGCAACGTCACCGGCGTTGATATCGACCGGGCGGTGGTCGATCAGATCACCGAAGGAGAGTGTCACATCACCGGCGAGCCGGGACTCCCCGAGCTCGTATCGGAGCTGGTCGCTGCCGGAAAGCTCACTGCAACTACCGACGGCACGGCAGCCGCCACGAACGCGCGCGTTCACGTCGCGATCGTCCCGACGCTCATCGACGAAAACGACCAGCCGGATCTGTCGGTGATGGAGACAGCCATGCGCACTATCGCCGGCGGACTCGAACCGGGCGACATCGTGATCGCGGAATCGACGTTGCCGCCACGGAGCTGTGTTGACCGGTTGCTGCCGGTGCTCGAAGCCGAAAGTGGTCTGTCGCTCGGGGAGTTCGGAATGGCCTTCTGTCCCGAGCGAACCGCGAGCGGTCGGGCACTCGAAGACATCCGAGGGGCGTATCCGAAGATCGTGGGCGGACTCGACGCGGAAAGCACCCGCGTGGCCGAGCTCATCTACGGAGAGATCAACGACAACGAGATCGTTTCGGTCTCGGATGCGACGACCGCCGAAGCGGTGAAAGTGTTCGAAGGCGTCTACCGCGACGTCAATATCGGATTGGCGAACGAGCTGGCCCGCCTGACCGAGGAGTTTGACATCGACGTGACCGAGGCCATCGATGCCGCGAACACACAGCCGTTCTGTGAGATCCACCAGCCCGGAGCGGGCGTTGGCGGCCACTGCATTCCGTACTATCCCCGGTTCGTGATGGGAACCGTCGAGAGCGAGACGCCAGTAATGGAGCAGGCACGAGAGACGAACGAAGAGATGCCCCACTACACGGCGACCCACGCGCTCGATGGACTCCGAGCGGAGGGGATCGATCCGGAAGATGCGGAGGTACTGGTGTTGGGACTGACCTACCGTCCCGGCGTCAACGAAATCCGTGCCACCCCAGCACTGCCGATCGTTGAGAAATTGGATGACGCGGGCACGGCTGTGACCGCCGTCGATCCGGTGAACAGTCACACCGAACCGTTCGAGGTGGCAGGAGCGACGATCGTTTCGATCGCGGAGATAGGCGAAGACTACGACGCGGTGGTGCTCGTGACGCCACAGCCGGCGTTCGACGATCTCGACGTTCCTGCGCTCGGGCCAACGGAGACGGATCAACGGCTCGTGCTCGTCGACGGTCGACAAGAACTGAAAAGCCTACGTGGTCACGACGCAATTCATTACCGAGGAATAGGTATCAATGTCTGA
- a CDS encoding nucleotide sugar dehydrogenase, which yields MSETSTICIIGQGYVGLPLALAFDQEGYDVIGYDISEQKIDTLTSGTDPTGDHGDETIADSDITFTTDASTLERASIIIVTVPTPVDDSKNPDLSFIEAAATTVGEHVSEETTVVLESTVYPGVTQDVLGPIIEENSGLTVGEELSLGYSPERLSPGDAGRGLREVTKIVSGSDEETLDRLAELYGSVVDEGIYRAPTIETAEAAKVTENVQRDINIALMNELAIVCEHMDLDTHEVLEAAGSKWNFHQYRPGLVGGHCIPIDPLYLAHGAERVGYRPQLIMQGREVNEYMPKHTAELVLQALNRSGKVLKESRILVLGLSYKSNVGDIRTSQVHGVIRALAEYGVDVVGYDPHVDPDTARESFGIEIQSELSFTEFDGVVLATGHEEFMTLSPETVASELDEEPILVDVAGAWEKDRAIEANFDYNRL from the coding sequence ATGTCTGAAACATCGACGATCTGTATTATCGGCCAAGGATACGTTGGGTTGCCACTGGCGCTGGCGTTCGACCAGGAAGGATATGACGTCATCGGCTACGACATCAGCGAACAGAAGATCGACACGCTCACGTCGGGCACCGATCCGACGGGCGACCACGGTGACGAGACGATCGCTGACAGCGACATCACGTTTACCACGGATGCAAGCACGCTCGAACGCGCGTCAATCATAATCGTCACGGTTCCAACGCCGGTCGACGATTCGAAAAACCCCGATCTCTCGTTCATCGAGGCAGCCGCCACGACGGTCGGCGAACACGTCTCCGAAGAGACGACGGTCGTGCTCGAATCGACCGTCTATCCGGGCGTCACCCAAGACGTTCTGGGCCCGATCATCGAAGAGAATTCCGGGCTGACCGTCGGAGAGGAACTGTCGTTGGGGTACTCACCCGAACGGCTCTCCCCCGGCGACGCCGGTCGTGGACTGCGCGAGGTGACGAAGATCGTCAGTGGGTCGGACGAGGAGACGTTGGACCGACTCGCGGAGCTGTATGGATCCGTCGTTGATGAGGGGATCTACCGCGCGCCCACCATCGAGACCGCAGAGGCCGCAAAGGTAACAGAGAACGTCCAGCGCGACATCAACATCGCGTTGATGAACGAGTTGGCGATCGTCTGTGAGCACATGGATCTCGACACGCACGAGGTGCTCGAAGCTGCTGGCTCGAAGTGGAACTTTCACCAGTACCGACCCGGACTCGTCGGCGGGCACTGCATTCCGATCGATCCGTTGTATCTCGCCCACGGCGCAGAACGGGTCGGCTACCGGCCCCAGCTCATCATGCAAGGGCGGGAAGTCAACGAGTACATGCCAAAACACACAGCGGAGCTCGTACTACAGGCACTCAATCGGAGCGGAAAGGTACTCAAAGAATCGCGGATCCTCGTGCTGGGACTCTCGTATAAATCCAACGTTGGGGACATCCGCACCTCCCAAGTCCACGGCGTGATCCGTGCGCTTGCGGAGTACGGCGTCGACGTGGTCGGCTACGACCCACACGTCGATCCCGACACCGCACGCGAGTCGTTTGGCATCGAGATCCAATCCGAGCTGTCGTTTACCGAGTTCGACGGCGTCGTACTTGCAACTGGCCACGAGGAGTTCATGACGCTGTCGCCTGAGACGGTGGCGTCCGAACTCGACGAGGAGCCGATTCTCGTGGACGTGGCGGGTGCGTGGGAGAAAGACCGGGCGATCGAAGCGAACTTCGATTACAACCGGCTGTGA
- a CDS encoding DUF354 domain-containing protein — protein sequence MHYCITIQHPAHVHFFKHAIRELRSDGHDVSVFARDKEVAVDLLDAYDIDHEVLVDGQSNGIQGLLVDQPRWEYRLLQRAREERPDVMAAIGGTAVAHVATICGAKSVVFTDTEHAPGNTITFPFADEIWTPACFTDETRVTHERYDGYHELAYLHPNRFDPDPSVLDSVDLEPDDRFVVLRLVSWDASHDMGESGFDDVTDVVDRLEATGARVLITSETELPSRLEDNRATVPPHRMHDLLAYADLFVGEGATMAVESAVLGTPAVYVNTLRMGYTDEIEAKYGLLYNCQGSYRHHNALETAVDILTDDTDWEERRQQLLAETVDTTDVILNALDDSRN from the coding sequence ATGCACTACTGCATCACGATCCAGCACCCGGCCCACGTCCACTTCTTCAAACACGCGATCAGGGAACTGCGGTCCGATGGACACGACGTGTCGGTGTTCGCCCGCGACAAGGAGGTGGCCGTCGATCTCCTTGATGCGTACGACATCGATCACGAGGTGCTCGTCGACGGACAGTCGAACGGGATCCAAGGGCTGCTCGTCGACCAACCCCGCTGGGAGTATCGGCTGCTCCAGCGCGCACGCGAGGAACGACCCGACGTGATGGCCGCGATCGGAGGAACGGCCGTCGCCCACGTCGCAACGATCTGTGGGGCCAAAAGCGTCGTGTTCACTGACACGGAACACGCGCCAGGCAATACGATCACGTTTCCCTTCGCTGATGAGATCTGGACCCCAGCATGTTTCACCGACGAGACGAGGGTGACACACGAGCGATACGACGGCTATCACGAACTGGCCTACCTCCATCCCAACCGGTTCGATCCGGATCCCAGCGTCCTCGACAGCGTAGATCTCGAACCAGACGATCGGTTCGTCGTGCTCCGGTTGGTCTCGTGGGACGCCTCCCACGACATGGGTGAAAGCGGATTCGACGACGTGACCGACGTTGTCGACCGGTTAGAGGCGACCGGCGCGCGCGTGCTCATTACCTCGGAGACGGAATTGCCGAGTCGTCTCGAAGACAATCGCGCGACCGTTCCACCCCATCGAATGCACGATCTCCTCGCGTACGCGGATCTCTTCGTGGGAGAGGGTGCAACGATGGCGGTCGAAAGCGCAGTGCTTGGCACACCAGCGGTGTACGTGAACACGCTTCGGATGGGCTACACCGACGAGATCGAAGCCAAATACGGTCTGCTGTACAACTGCCAAGGATCGTACCGACACCACAACGCGCTCGAAACCGCCGTGGACATCCTCACCGACGACACCGACTGGGAGGAGCGCCGTCAACAGCTGCTAGCAGAGACGGTCGATACGACTGACGTGATACTGAACGCACTCGATGACAGCCGAAACTGA
- a CDS encoding glycosyltransferase — MTAETDPSDLRVLQVTTSNRSFFQQQVQVLEERGVECETLIVPRPRSGGRGPREYLSAYLQLLGKGIADFDLVHVNYGLVGPLALCQPTRPVVMTLWGSDVMGPRWLRKVSHVAARGSDAVIAPSKPLARRLDVPHEYVPFGVDTDLFEPADRDAARQRVGWDTDERVVLFPYDPDRPVKNHELAERVVARVPNATLKTVTGAAYETMPDYMNASDALLVTSDHESGPMSVCEATACNLPVVSRDVGFVSDVLDDVEPSGIVDTEDELVAALTDVLDADEQSNGRAVLDRSLDRLGRDLVHVYQKVLN, encoded by the coding sequence ATGACAGCCGAAACTGATCCATCCGACCTTCGTGTATTGCAAGTGACGACCTCGAACCGGTCGTTCTTCCAGCAACAGGTACAGGTACTAGAAGAGCGCGGCGTCGAGTGTGAAACGTTGATCGTCCCCCGTCCCCGATCGGGTGGGCGCGGTCCGCGGGAGTATCTGAGCGCGTATCTTCAACTGCTCGGTAAAGGGATCGCTGATTTCGATCTCGTGCACGTCAACTACGGGCTGGTCGGTCCGCTCGCGCTCTGTCAGCCTACCCGGCCGGTCGTGATGACGCTGTGGGGATCGGACGTGATGGGACCGCGGTGGCTCCGGAAGGTGAGCCACGTCGCCGCGCGGGGGAGCGATGCCGTCATCGCGCCATCGAAACCGCTCGCTCGCCGGCTCGACGTACCACACGAGTACGTGCCGTTCGGTGTCGACACTGACTTGTTCGAGCCAGCTGATCGTGATGCTGCCCGCCAGCGCGTGGGGTGGGACACCGACGAACGGGTCGTTTTGTTCCCCTACGATCCGGATCGGCCGGTCAAAAACCACGAGTTGGCCGAACGCGTCGTTGCCCGCGTTCCAAACGCGACGCTCAAGACGGTCACGGGGGCGGCATACGAGACGATGCCCGACTACATGAACGCAAGCGACGCGTTGCTCGTAACGTCTGATCACGAGAGCGGACCGATGAGCGTCTGTGAAGCCACGGCGTGTAACCTTCCCGTCGTCTCACGGGACGTCGGCTTCGTTTCCGACGTGTTAGATGACGTCGAGCCGAGCGGGATCGTCGACACCGAAGACGAACTCGTCGCTGCGCTCACGGACGTGCTCGACGCCGACGAGCAGTCGAACGGACGAGCCGTCCTCGACCGAAGCCTCGATCGGCTCGGACGAGATCTCGTTCACGTCTATCAGAAGGTTCTTAACTGA
- a CDS encoding DUF7344 domain-containing protein — protein sequence MSTMNAVVNTDTGVDTNPEPRAGEDSRSTESDERSSELSKDELFHLLQNQRRRQVLEFLQDTDGEINMRDVAEQVAAWENDTTIDALDSNERQRVYIALYQSHLPKLDDAGVLTYNQQRGIVSRTDLADQLDAYLNIEPSAPDTGSSTNPSNPSDPSSTHERKTEANDPETTVRSTRFLQYYGVATVGSVLSIAASMADVITLSQGVLAALVTALFVTVTVGIAAFQRDLLPN from the coding sequence ATGAGTACTATGAACGCAGTGGTGAATACAGACACTGGTGTAGATACGAACCCAGAACCGCGAGCAGGTGAGGATTCACGTTCGACGGAATCGGACGAACGGTCGTCCGAACTGTCGAAAGACGAGCTGTTTCACCTGCTTCAGAATCAACGACGCCGACAAGTACTGGAGTTTCTCCAGGATACGGATGGCGAAATCAACATGCGCGACGTTGCGGAGCAGGTTGCGGCGTGGGAAAACGACACGACGATCGACGCACTTGACTCCAATGAGCGCCAGCGCGTGTATATCGCGCTGTATCAATCCCACCTTCCCAAACTCGACGATGCCGGTGTGCTCACGTACAACCAACAGCGAGGCATCGTCTCGCGGACGGATCTGGCCGACCAGCTCGATGCGTATCTCAACATCGAGCCGTCCGCACCCGACACCGGATCATCCACAAATCCATCGAATCCATCGGATCCATCGAGCACTCACGAACGAAAGACGGAGGCGAACGACCCGGAGACCACAGTTCGTTCCACTCGTTTCCTCCAGTATTATGGCGTTGCGACCGTCGGTAGCGTCCTGTCGATCGCTGCTTCGATGGCCGACGTTATCACCCTCTCTCAGGGCGTTTTAGCGGCCCTCGTCACGGCACTGTTCGTCACCGTTACCGTCGGCATTGCAGCGTTCCAACGCGACTTACTACCGAACTGA
- a CDS encoding oligosaccharide flippase family protein: MKRNLVTAFAAVAGSQVLITIAQALFSPLLIRTLGPTTYGVFGTLSAGFGILMILVSSGINGGVRKYIAEEHEAEMWKNNVFAYYFRLALLFAVIAAIVLVLAAEFGIVGTIFDPRYTPYLYILALLVFAAQFREYVRRTLMGLKLEHIGGMLNVVYKITYYIAAIGLALLGYGVAGVFVGQVLASMIAFVIGFIYISKSLSLKFLFRSTPSDFPRKELFYFNHNSIIYFFLLKTMYEFDILMLSAFTNSTLTGYYRGALTLVQFLWLLPTTLQGLMIQSTSDHWAKERLGKIEELATRSTRYVMLLMLLLAIGLGALASEFVPWYLGTAMEPAVTPLLILLPGTVGFAIARPLLTINQASGNMRTVIVATGVSAVINLLLNFLLIPQYGMLGAALSTSIGYGSLPIFQMWGARVLGYYPFKNARLGRISATAILSASVIAIMSMSFGSTTFADLGPSWLGIFGAIPIAIVIVPPLGFLLYSLIAIATGAIDLGEIFEILVKIPDPVGSTVRPIKRRFEASEQFGNEQSRASAIKLIVGLAAVIVVVSGAVMAAGFPLLAMTPFGSADEGVLGSIVDRPPAPPSSPEGPSYNGTVGLTPEPTPSDTPMTAPTSSSPTDDTSAAPPPADDGGETVPPPANETTTTVPSPANETTTTVPSPANETTTTVPSPANETTTVPSPANETTTVPLPTNETTTEPDDGLFGFQLSPPSVNGV; this comes from the coding sequence GTGAAACGGAATCTCGTTACTGCATTTGCCGCGGTTGCCGGTTCACAGGTGCTGATCACGATCGCCCAGGCGCTGTTTTCTCCCCTCCTTATCCGTACCCTCGGTCCCACCACGTACGGAGTATTTGGGACACTGTCCGCAGGGTTCGGTATACTGATGATCCTGGTTAGCTCTGGCATTAACGGCGGCGTCCGCAAGTATATCGCCGAAGAACATGAGGCGGAAATGTGGAAAAACAATGTATTTGCGTACTATTTCCGGCTCGCGCTTCTCTTTGCGGTCATCGCAGCGATCGTATTAGTGCTCGCTGCCGAGTTCGGTATCGTCGGAACGATCTTCGATCCCAGATACACCCCGTACCTCTACATACTAGCGCTGCTCGTGTTCGCAGCGCAGTTCCGCGAGTACGTTCGTCGGACGCTGATGGGGCTGAAACTCGAACACATCGGGGGTATGTTGAACGTAGTGTACAAGATCACCTACTACATCGCGGCGATCGGGCTCGCGCTTCTCGGCTACGGCGTTGCTGGCGTTTTCGTCGGGCAGGTCTTGGCGAGCATGATCGCGTTCGTCATTGGATTCATCTACATCTCGAAATCACTCTCACTCAAATTCTTGTTCCGGTCGACACCGTCTGATTTCCCTCGAAAAGAGCTGTTTTACTTCAACCATAATTCGATCATTTATTTCTTCTTATTAAAAACGATGTATGAGTTCGACATCCTCATGCTCAGTGCGTTCACCAACAGCACGTTAACGGGCTATTACAGGGGTGCACTCACTCTGGTACAGTTCCTCTGGTTGCTCCCGACAACGCTTCAGGGACTCATGATCCAGTCCACGTCGGATCATTGGGCAAAGGAACGCCTTGGGAAGATCGAGGAGTTAGCGACGCGATCGACCCGATACGTTATGTTGTTGATGTTGCTGTTGGCGATCGGTCTCGGGGCGCTTGCCTCGGAGTTCGTGCCGTGGTATCTCGGTACTGCGATGGAACCAGCAGTAACGCCGCTGCTCATCTTGCTCCCCGGAACGGTCGGGTTCGCAATCGCCCGTCCTCTGTTGACGATCAATCAGGCGAGTGGGAACATGCGGACCGTGATCGTGGCGACTGGGGTTTCAGCCGTGATAAATCTCCTTCTCAACTTCCTGCTCATTCCCCAGTATGGAATGCTCGGGGCAGCGCTGTCGACTTCGATAGGGTACGGCTCCCTACCGATCTTTCAGATGTGGGGTGCGCGGGTACTGGGATACTACCCGTTCAAAAACGCCCGTCTGGGCCGGATCAGCGCGACGGCGATCCTCAGTGCCAGCGTCATCGCTATTATGTCGATGTCGTTCGGCTCGACGACGTTCGCTGATTTGGGACCCTCGTGGCTCGGCATTTTTGGGGCGATTCCCATCGCCATCGTGATCGTCCCGCCGCTGGGTTTTCTGCTCTACTCGTTGATCGCTATCGCCACAGGGGCGATCGATCTCGGCGAGATATTCGAAATCCTCGTGAAAATCCCCGATCCCGTCGGGTCGACCGTTCGGCCGATCAAACGCCGGTTTGAGGCGTCCGAACAGTTCGGGAACGAACAGAGCCGGGCGTCCGCGATCAAACTGATCGTCGGACTCGCGGCGGTGATCGTGGTCGTTAGCGGTGCTGTCATGGCTGCTGGCTTCCCGTTGTTGGCCATGACACCGTTCGGATCGGCGGACGAGGGTGTGCTCGGATCGATCGTGGATCGGCCTCCGGCTCCACCATCGTCACCGGAAGGACCGAGCTACAATGGAACCGTCGGACTCACCCCTGAGCCGACGCCGTCGGATACCCCGATGACGGCTCCCACGTCGTCATCACCAACGGACGATACGAGCGCCGCACCACCACCGGCGGACGACGGTGGAGAAACCGTGCCACCACCGGCGAACGAGACGACAACGACGGTCCCTTCACCGGCGAACGAGACGACGACGACGGTCCCTTCACCGGCGAACGAGACGACGACGACGGTCCCATCACCGGCGAACGAGACGACGACGGTCCCATCACCGGCGAACGAGACGACGACCGTTCCCTTGCCAACGAACGAGACGACGACGGAACCGGACGACGGACTGTTCGGATTCCAACTATCACCGCCATCGGTGAACGGCGTCTAA
- a CDS encoding S8 family peptidase, giving the protein MMGRSGLDRRMFLRLSGAASLGGFSGVASATPGRDPGPKPTEWIVGVGVGENRLRDEVDPYLPSSASVVHENDTIGYAAVELPGDEDATQTQQALSQAVTDTSSVKYIEKNETYHAQFLPNDPRYEEQYVAEAINAPTAWEETLGSSDVTIAMVDQGVQYDHPDLEPNMASSPGRDFVDGDNDPYPEDLSKEPHGTHVAGIAGAHTDNDQGVSGISDSTLLSARVLNGGGWGSVSDIADGIEWAVDQGADIINLSLGGGGRSQTMQNAVTYASSNGALVVVAAGNNGSNETAYPAAYDECIAVSALDPDESLASYSNYGDAIELTAPGTNIVSTWTDDGYNTASGTSMAAPVVSGVAALTLAKYDLTSEELRTHLRNTAVDTGLSESKQGVGRIDAGTAITTSPGDTTGSDSNTDSDARPDDSNSETGSDRNTNDGGSDIKSTATEVGGALSDSKPKNYFSYTWGYDSPSKVVITLNGPSDADFDLYVIDGRDILPTGGQHDYAGQSSNSQERITIEPPKAIAPMYVAVDSFSGSGEFTLSFEEFA; this is encoded by the coding sequence ATGATGGGCCGTTCGGGGCTTGACCGACGAATGTTCCTTCGATTGAGTGGCGCTGCCAGCTTGGGGGGCTTTTCGGGCGTCGCTTCGGCGACTCCCGGCCGTGATCCGGGACCGAAGCCGACTGAGTGGATCGTTGGTGTCGGAGTTGGGGAGAACCGTCTACGGGACGAGGTCGATCCGTACCTCCCGAGCTCGGCCAGCGTGGTTCATGAAAACGACACGATCGGCTACGCTGCCGTCGAGCTGCCAGGAGATGAGGACGCCACACAGACGCAACAAGCGTTGTCACAGGCGGTAACGGACACCAGTTCCGTTAAATACATAGAAAAAAACGAGACGTATCACGCGCAGTTCCTTCCGAACGATCCTCGCTACGAGGAGCAGTACGTCGCCGAGGCGATCAATGCACCCACAGCGTGGGAAGAAACTCTCGGAAGTTCCGACGTAACGATCGCCATGGTGGATCAAGGGGTACAGTACGACCATCCCGATCTGGAGCCGAACATGGCGTCTTCCCCCGGTCGGGACTTCGTCGACGGTGACAACGATCCGTATCCGGAAGATCTTTCGAAGGAACCCCACGGAACCCACGTAGCGGGTATCGCGGGTGCCCACACGGACAATGACCAGGGTGTCTCCGGTATCAGCGATTCGACTCTGTTGTCGGCTCGAGTGCTTAATGGTGGGGGGTGGGGATCCGTCTCCGACATCGCGGACGGCATCGAATGGGCCGTCGACCAGGGTGCGGACATCATCAACCTCTCGCTGGGCGGTGGTGGTCGCTCCCAGACGATGCAAAACGCCGTCACATACGCCAGTTCCAACGGCGCACTCGTCGTCGTTGCTGCCGGTAACAACGGAAGCAATGAGACGGCCTATCCCGCAGCCTATGACGAGTGTATCGCCGTATCGGCTCTCGACCCGGACGAATCGTTAGCGTCCTATTCGAACTACGGCGATGCGATCGAACTGACGGCTCCCGGGACGAACATCGTCTCGACGTGGACAGACGATGGATACAACACCGCTTCCGGTACATCGATGGCAGCACCGGTCGTTTCGGGGGTCGCAGCGCTTACTCTCGCGAAGTATGATCTGACGAGCGAGGAGTTGCGAACTCACCTTCGAAACACCGCCGTTGATACTGGGCTTTCGGAATCGAAACAGGGTGTCGGTCGAATCGATGCGGGCACAGCGATCACGACGTCACCCGGTGACACCACCGGGTCCGATTCTAACACCGATTCCGATGCTCGACCGGATGATTCAAACTCCGAGACGGGTTCGGATCGGAACACGAACGACGGTGGTTCCGATATCAAGTCGACTGCGACGGAGGTGGGCGGTGCCCTTTCGGATTCCAAGCCAAAAAACTACTTCTCCTACACGTGGGGGTATGACTCACCGAGCAAGGTCGTGATCACCCTCAATGGTCCGTCGGACGCCGATTTCGATCTGTACGTGATCGATGGACGGGATATTCTTCCCACAGGAGGGCAACACGACTACGCCGGTCAGTCGAGCAACAGTCAAGAACGGATCACGATCGAACCACCCAAAGCGATCGCTCCCATGTATGTTGCTGTCGACTCCTTCAGTGGCAGCGGAGAGTTCACGCTGTCGTTCGAGGAGTTCGCTTAA